A region of Allocoleopsis franciscana PCC 7113 DNA encodes the following proteins:
- a CDS encoding DUF6737 family protein, whose amino-acid sequence MSKQKQKPSDPWSYKPWWCQPWSILLTGTMIIASSWALVKTVWVTILVALPILLWWTFFLLIWPHLMRDSGSLDNY is encoded by the coding sequence TTGTCTAAACAAAAGCAAAAGCCTTCAGACCCTTGGAGTTATAAACCCTGGTGGTGTCAGCCTTGGTCAATTCTGCTGACCGGAACAATGATCATCGCTAGTAGTTGGGCTTTGGTAAAAACGGTTTGGGTCACCATCCTCGTTGCCCTGCCAATTTTACTTTGGTGGACATTTTTTTTGCTGATCTGGCCTCACCTGATGAGGGACAGTGGTAGCCTGGACAATTATTAG
- the ndhM gene encoding NAD(P)H-quinone oxidoreductase subunit M, producing MLLKSTTRHIRIYTAEVDGNELVESPNVLTLDVDPDNELNWNEDALQKVYRKFDELVESYDGADLTEYNLRRIGSDLEHLMRSLLQSGEISYNLESRVVNYSMGLPQVEPQVG from the coding sequence ATGCTACTGAAGTCCACAACACGTCACATTCGCATCTATACGGCGGAAGTTGATGGTAATGAACTGGTCGAAAGTCCAAACGTTTTAACCTTAGATGTTGACCCCGACAACGAATTAAATTGGAATGAAGACGCTCTGCAAAAGGTGTATCGCAAATTTGATGAATTGGTGGAATCTTACGATGGGGCAGATTTAACCGAATACAACCTACGTCGCATTGGTTCGGATTTGGAGCATTTGATGCGATCGCTTTTACAGAGCGGTGAAATCAGCTATAACTTGGAAAGTCGTGTCGTCAACTACAGCATGGGGCTGCCGCAAGTTGAGCCTCAGGTGGGTTAA
- a CDS encoding sensor histidine kinase: MDTEPVMSSLKQEFQSRFASTPHDPNRNKNSVPLGNDSLSCLSTPVEPVFTPEQKGSLMQYTAQSAQIGQHITQIILTTPEPQTLLTKVAKVLGEIFQVDTCLVMALAQPGEPLIANPITTPQMALWCANDFPGLPIDDYSSLWEHPVLQVDWGSHQPLAISDLQTSEAWSNADGCPEGLSVRAVLKIPTWFQSAINGMIVLGRSQPHEWTTPEQDLLTLVAESVALALSHVQLTRQVLGFAHSRTLLTQLSLAMHSTDNLQEILQMAIASTAQSLQVGRGLLLLLTYTHPLGNSRPSVHLPQIKVTVAGEWLEDTAGPSPISNESPSSLLNQSFWLSESCLCQQAFRDAPAPMIISDCQESGAIDRRGESLSIFEREMMPALLIVPLIGSPSNAPAASTVLGFLVLQHCQPRPWHTDELELVEGVAAQVSAAIIQNQTLRQVQSLVEDRTAQLQHSLEIQAQLYEKTRQQIDQLQQLNQLKEEFMSSMSHELRTPLTTMSLAIRMLRQPTLPPERRQKYLEILEQECNKEIELINDLLSLQQLEADQASIQLQKIDLIRLLDPLAQSFEQKWADKRLTLKVISPAHPLILSTDPDSLNRILLELLTNAGKYSDSDTTVHLQVTRQTQPSVNQVVLTLSNTGSGISPADLDHIFDKFRRGRGVTQNAVQGTGLGLALVKCLVQHLNGTIEVSSCPLENSESSLTSFTLTLPQLRQLP; the protein is encoded by the coding sequence ATGGATACAGAACCCGTCATGTCCTCGCTGAAACAAGAGTTTCAGAGCCGCTTTGCTAGTACGCCCCACGACCCCAATAGGAACAAAAACTCAGTCCCCCTAGGAAACGATTCGCTCTCCTGTCTGTCCACTCCCGTTGAGCCAGTTTTCACCCCAGAGCAAAAGGGTTCACTGATGCAGTACACGGCCCAGTCCGCTCAAATCGGGCAACACATTACCCAGATTATTCTCACCACTCCAGAGCCACAAACCTTACTCACCAAAGTGGCTAAAGTTTTAGGAGAAATTTTTCAGGTCGATACGTGCTTGGTTATGGCCTTAGCCCAGCCGGGTGAGCCGTTGATCGCTAATCCGATTACAACACCTCAAATGGCTTTATGGTGTGCCAATGACTTTCCCGGTTTACCAATTGATGATTATTCCTCACTCTGGGAACACCCAGTACTCCAAGTGGACTGGGGAAGTCATCAACCTCTAGCGATTTCCGACCTACAAACATCGGAGGCTTGGTCTAACGCTGACGGTTGCCCGGAAGGACTGAGTGTTAGGGCGGTTTTGAAAATCCCCACTTGGTTTCAGTCTGCGATAAACGGGATGATCGTTTTAGGGCGATCGCAGCCTCACGAATGGACGACACCAGAACAAGACCTATTAACCCTAGTGGCGGAATCCGTCGCACTCGCCCTGTCTCATGTCCAGCTCACCCGGCAAGTTCTGGGCTTCGCCCACTCGCGAACCTTGCTCACTCAGTTGAGTCTGGCTATGCACAGCACGGATAATCTCCAGGAAATTCTCCAGATGGCGATCGCTTCTACGGCTCAATCCCTTCAGGTCGGTCGCGGTCTACTCCTGTTGTTAACCTACACCCATCCTCTGGGTAACAGCCGACCTTCGGTTCACCTGCCGCAAATCAAGGTAACAGTAGCGGGGGAGTGGTTAGAGGACACGGCAGGGCCATCGCCAATCTCCAACGAAAGTCCTTCTTCCCTGTTAAACCAATCCTTTTGGCTTTCCGAGTCTTGCTTATGCCAACAAGCGTTTAGAGATGCCCCAGCACCCATGATTATTTCAGACTGTCAAGAGTCTGGTGCGATTGATCGGCGAGGAGAGAGCCTCTCCATTTTTGAGCGAGAAATGATGCCAGCGTTACTAATTGTGCCTCTGATTGGCTCACCCAGTAACGCACCTGCCGCCTCAACAGTGTTGGGATTTTTAGTGTTGCAACATTGTCAACCTCGCCCCTGGCACACAGATGAATTAGAGTTAGTCGAGGGAGTCGCGGCTCAGGTCAGTGCCGCCATCATTCAGAATCAAACACTGCGGCAAGTACAATCTCTTGTTGAAGATCGTACCGCGCAGTTACAGCACAGTTTAGAAATTCAGGCTCAGTTATATGAAAAAACGCGGCAGCAGATTGACCAGCTACAGCAATTAAATCAGCTCAAGGAAGAATTCATGAGTAGTATGAGTCATGAGCTGCGGACGCCTCTAACCACGATGAGTCTGGCGATTCGGATGTTACGTCAACCCACACTCCCGCCAGAACGACGTCAGAAGTACCTAGAAATCCTGGAGCAGGAGTGCAATAAAGAAATTGAATTAATTAATGACTTACTGAGTTTGCAGCAGCTAGAAGCCGATCAAGCCTCGATTCAACTGCAAAAAATTGACCTAATCCGGCTACTCGACCCATTAGCTCAATCTTTTGAGCAGAAATGGGCTGATAAAAGGTTAACCTTAAAAGTAATAAGTCCTGCACATCCGCTGATTCTTAGCACCGACCCTGATAGCCTGAACCGTATCCTGTTGGAACTCTTGACCAATGCGGGCAAGTATTCTGACTCAGACACAACGGTTCATCTCCAGGTGACTCGCCAAACTCAACCATCGGTGAATCAAGTGGTTCTGACCTTGAGCAATACAGGTTCAGGCATCTCACCCGCAGACTTAGACCATATTTTTGATAAATTTCGTCGCGGTCGAGGTGTAACTCAAAATGCGGTTCAAGGTACGGGACTGGGGCTAGCTTTGGTCAAGTGCTTAGTGCAGCATCTCAACGGTACGATTGAGGTTTCTAGCTGCCCTTTGGAAAACTCTGAGAGTTCTCTGACCTCTTTTACTTTGACCTTGCCTCAGTTACGACAGTTACCCTAA
- a CDS encoding ABC1 kinase family protein, translating into MLTPTVPKPLRWQRARYSPLARQIDIFASALNLMFYLWWDKVVARNSPHHRNRRAQWLVGTLLDLGPTFIKIGQALSTRADLLPREYVQALGQLQDRVPPFGSAEAIALIESELGNSIHTLYRDFDPYPLASASLGQVHKARLHTGEDVVVKVQRPGLERLFNLDFEVLHRLVRFLERLAPSFRKYDLEAIYHEFFELLYKEIDYIHEGKNADGFRVNFTDYPRIIVPKIYWRYTTKKVLTLEYLPGIKIDDRQTMEACGINTKEIIQLGICCYLKQLLQDGFFQSDPHPGNMAVSQDGHLIFYDFGTMTEVKPIAKDQMIKTFFAVLRKDTDEVIDTLTYMGLIEPVPDMTPVRRLIAFTLEKFREKPVELQAFDQMRSEIYAMFEQQPFRLPAQMTFILKSITTLDGIARTLDPEYNLLSASKPFIKSLTVSKQGRGNVVGELARQAKDFIQYKLRQPNATEILLRRLEERLEQGEIQFNVRAIESERALKRINLAIKCLMYACLAGFTLLSGTVLLGTYSNWAIAAFAFSGFWFLILLRSLIKLAVRERLDNLSER; encoded by the coding sequence ATGCTTACCCCCACTGTACCTAAGCCACTCCGCTGGCAACGAGCAAGATATTCGCCGCTGGCACGCCAAATCGATATTTTTGCATCTGCCTTGAACTTGATGTTCTACTTATGGTGGGACAAGGTGGTTGCCAGAAACTCCCCTCATCACCGCAATCGTCGTGCACAGTGGTTAGTCGGAACTTTGTTAGATTTAGGCCCAACATTTATCAAAATTGGACAAGCCTTATCCACCCGTGCTGATTTGCTACCTAGAGAGTACGTGCAGGCGTTGGGGCAATTACAGGATCGAGTGCCACCCTTTGGTAGTGCCGAAGCGATCGCATTGATTGAATCTGAACTGGGCAACTCGATTCATACGCTGTATCGAGACTTTGATCCTTACCCTCTCGCTTCTGCCAGTTTAGGACAAGTTCATAAGGCCAGACTGCACACAGGTGAAGACGTTGTTGTTAAAGTCCAACGTCCCGGTTTAGAAAGACTCTTCAACCTAGATTTTGAAGTTTTACATCGACTAGTGCGTTTTTTGGAGCGGTTGGCTCCCTCATTCCGAAAGTATGATTTAGAGGCTATTTATCACGAATTTTTTGAGCTTCTTTATAAAGAAATTGACTATATTCACGAAGGTAAAAATGCTGATGGTTTTCGGGTAAATTTTACGGATTATCCTCGCATTATTGTACCCAAAATTTACTGGCGATACACCACAAAGAAAGTTTTAACATTGGAATACCTTCCAGGTATCAAAATTGATGACCGCCAGACGATGGAAGCTTGCGGTATTAATACGAAAGAAATCATCCAGTTAGGTATTTGTTGTTATCTCAAGCAATTGTTACAGGATGGTTTTTTTCAGTCTGACCCCCATCCGGGGAATATGGCAGTCAGTCAGGACGGTCACTTGATTTTCTATGATTTTGGTACCATGACTGAGGTGAAGCCCATTGCTAAAGACCAGATGATCAAAACCTTTTTTGCTGTCTTGAGAAAGGACACGGATGAGGTGATTGATACCTTAACGTACATGGGTTTAATTGAACCTGTGCCAGACATGACGCCTGTCAGGCGGTTAATTGCTTTTACGTTAGAGAAGTTTCGGGAGAAACCGGTAGAACTTCAGGCGTTCGATCAAATGCGTAGCGAAATTTACGCCATGTTCGAGCAGCAACCCTTCCGCTTACCGGCACAGATGACGTTTATTTTAAAGTCCATAACGACGCTGGATGGTATAGCGCGGACTCTCGATCCGGAATATAACCTCTTATCAGCTAGTAAACCTTTTATTAAAAGTCTCACCGTCTCGAAACAAGGGCGGGGGAATGTGGTGGGAGAACTCGCAAGGCAAGCGAAAGACTTTATTCAATATAAATTGCGCCAACCTAATGCCACCGAAATTCTATTGAGGCGATTAGAAGAACGGCTGGAACAGGGTGAAATCCAATTCAATGTTCGGGCGATTGAAAGTGAACGCGCCCTGAAACGGATCAATCTTGCCATCAAGTGCTTGATGTATGCCTGTTTGGCTGGCTTTACCTTATTATCGGGTACGGTGCTATTAGGGACTTATTCTAACTGGGCGATCGCCGCTTTTGCCTTTTCCGGATTCTGGTTCTTAATTCTACTACGCTCTTTAATCAAATTAGCGGTTCGGGAAAGACTGGACAATCTTTCTGAACGGTAG
- a CDS encoding dihydroorotase, producing MNSELLQQVRVLDPVSGTDQRADVLIVDGWIKAVETSISEIPGDTVVRNCQGLVLGPGLVDLYSHSGEPGFEERETWLSLMESAAAGGFTRLAILPDTVPALDNPSGLAALNQKIQALQKARTKGSSPPASLPHLYCWGALTLGVEGQQMTELAELAAAGVVGFADGRPIANLGLLRRALEYLQPLGKPVALVPCDLKLAGNGVMREGVQSLRFGLPGNPAISESTALAAILEVVAAIGTPVHLMRISTCRSVELIEDAKTRGLPVTASTTWMHLLLNTEALGCYDPNLHLEPPLGNPVDQAALLRGVREGIIDAIAIDHTPYTYEEKTVAFAEAPPGAIGLELALPLLWHTLVEIGDWSALELWQRISIKPAICLQQTPNAIAPEQPAELVLFNPQQKWKIEKYILRSHSSNTPWLEQQLTGRVVQTWCPIQGLESGD from the coding sequence ATGAATAGTGAACTACTTCAACAAGTTCGAGTTTTAGACCCGGTTTCTGGAACTGACCAACGGGCTGATGTTCTGATTGTAGACGGCTGGATTAAGGCGGTGGAAACGTCTATTTCTGAGATTCCTGGCGATACCGTGGTGCGAAATTGTCAGGGATTGGTTTTAGGGCCAGGACTGGTAGACCTTTATAGCCATTCTGGGGAACCGGGCTTTGAGGAACGGGAAACCTGGTTATCACTGATGGAATCGGCAGCCGCAGGCGGATTCACACGCTTGGCAATTTTACCGGATACCGTCCCTGCATTGGATAACCCCTCTGGGTTAGCTGCATTGAATCAGAAGATACAAGCACTCCAAAAAGCAAGAACAAAAGGAAGTTCTCCCCCTGCCTCTCTTCCTCATCTTTATTGCTGGGGTGCTCTCACTCTGGGTGTCGAAGGGCAGCAAATGACGGAACTGGCTGAATTAGCCGCCGCTGGGGTGGTGGGTTTTGCCGATGGGCGTCCGATCGCGAATCTGGGATTACTGCGACGGGCGTTAGAATACCTGCAACCTTTAGGTAAACCCGTAGCACTTGTCCCTTGTGACCTCAAGTTGGCGGGGAATGGGGTGATGCGAGAGGGGGTGCAATCCTTACGCTTTGGCTTGCCGGGAAATCCTGCGATCTCAGAATCCACTGCCCTCGCTGCCATCTTGGAAGTGGTTGCCGCCATTGGCACTCCTGTACACCTGATGCGTATTTCTACCTGTCGTAGTGTGGAACTCATTGAGGATGCCAAAACACGAGGATTACCTGTAACGGCGAGTACCACTTGGATGCATCTACTGCTCAATACCGAAGCTTTGGGCTGTTATGACCCTAACTTACACTTAGAACCTCCTTTGGGCAATCCCGTTGACCAAGCCGCACTGTTGCGAGGTGTGCGGGAGGGAATTATCGATGCGATCGCCATTGACCACACGCCCTATACTTATGAAGAAAAAACCGTTGCTTTTGCCGAAGCGCCACCGGGTGCGATCGGTTTAGAACTCGCTTTACCCTTACTTTGGCATACCTTGGTCGAGATAGGCGATTGGTCAGCGTTAGAACTATGGCAGCGTATTAGCATAAAACCAGCTATTTGTCTACAACAAACTCCAAATGCGATCGCGCCAGAGCAACCGGCTGAACTGGTTCTGTTCAATCCCCAACAGAAATGGAAAATCGAGAAATATATCCTCAGATCTCACTCTAGCAACACCCCCTGGTTAGAACAACAGCTAACGGGTCGTGTTGTGCAAACCTGGTGCCCCATTCAGGGATTGGAGAGTGGAGATTAA
- the lepB gene encoding signal peptidase I, with protein MTPTQNQEPDKQPVQKGENAWVEAVKTIALSGILAFGIRSFVAEARYIPSGSMLPTLQINDRLIIDKVRYRFQEPQRGDIVVFMAPKEAGHCTNPLTKNPEAPRDAFIKRIVGLPGEKVEVREKQVYINGKLIQEKYIEAPPGYEFGPFRVPKSSYLVLGDNRNNSCDSHYWGAVPRDNIIGKAIVRFWPLNRVGELGEGPIYPAKSSQQ; from the coding sequence ATGACTCCTACACAAAACCAAGAGCCTGATAAACAACCTGTACAAAAAGGTGAGAATGCTTGGGTTGAAGCCGTAAAAACAATCGCCTTAAGTGGTATTCTTGCCTTCGGGATTCGCAGCTTCGTGGCAGAAGCCCGCTATATTCCTTCGGGTTCGATGCTACCAACGCTCCAGATTAATGACCGCTTGATTATTGATAAAGTCAGGTATCGCTTCCAAGAACCTCAACGAGGAGATATTGTAGTGTTTATGGCTCCTAAAGAGGCGGGTCATTGTACTAATCCTCTGACCAAGAATCCAGAAGCTCCTCGTGATGCATTTATCAAACGCATTGTTGGCTTACCTGGAGAAAAAGTGGAAGTTAGAGAAAAACAGGTTTATATTAACGGAAAACTGATACAGGAGAAGTATATCGAAGCTCCTCCTGGCTATGAATTTGGTCCTTTTAGGGTGCCTAAAAGCTCTTACCTTGTACTAGGTGATAATCGCAATAATAGCTGTGATAGTCACTATTGGGGAGCTGTCCCTCGTGACAACATTATTGGCAAAGCCATAGTCCGATTTTGGCCTCTCAATCGTGTGGGTGAATTGGGTGAGGGGCCGATTTATCCAGCTAAGTCAAGTCAGCAATGA
- the lepB gene encoding signal peptidase I yields MTRLQDQEPKKQSLQDAENPWVEAIKTIALSGILAFGIRSFVAEARYIPSESMLPTLQINDRLIIDKISYDFRDPARGDIVVFSPPEVLKQQNYQYPFIKRVIGLPGDKVEVKEGRVYVNHQPLREKYIEEKPNYNFSTKEFNSRLKIKGGTVPSNQYLVLGDNRNDSYDSHYWGYVPRSKIIGRAVIRFWPPNRVGELGEGPVPATPK; encoded by the coding sequence ATGACTCGTTTGCAGGATCAAGAGCCTAAGAAACAGTCTCTACAAGACGCTGAAAATCCTTGGGTAGAAGCCATCAAGACGATTGCCTTGAGTGGTATTCTCGCTTTTGGGATTCGCAGCTTTGTGGCGGAAGCCCGCTACATTCCTTCAGAATCGATGCTGCCAACGCTACAGATTAATGACCGCCTGATCATTGATAAGATCAGTTACGACTTTCGAGACCCAGCACGGGGAGACATTGTTGTATTTTCTCCCCCTGAAGTTCTCAAGCAGCAAAATTACCAATACCCTTTTATCAAGCGGGTGATTGGTCTCCCTGGGGATAAGGTTGAGGTGAAAGAGGGACGAGTTTATGTCAATCATCAACCCCTACGGGAAAAGTATATTGAAGAAAAGCCGAATTACAATTTTAGTACTAAGGAATTTAACAGTCGGCTCAAGATTAAAGGTGGAACGGTACCCTCTAACCAATACCTCGTTCTGGGAGATAACCGCAACGATAGTTACGATTCTCACTATTGGGGTTATGTCCCCCGCAGCAAAATTATTGGTCGGGCGGTGATCCGATTCTGGCCTCCGAATCGGGTGGGCGAGCTGGGTGAAGGTCCTGTTCCTGCAACTCCTAAGTAA
- a CDS encoding aspartate carbamoyltransferase catalytic subunit: protein MATTVWTRRHVLGLADFTPAEFDTVLQTAASFREVLSTRTKKVPALQGQVVANLFFEPSTRTRSSFELAARRLSADTLNFAAGTSSLTKGETILDTAKTYLAMGADMMVIRHREAGVPHAIAAEMNQLGVRVSILNAGDGQHEHPSQGLLDLFTITSLIDFEYPRLGLLAGKKIAIVGDILHSRVARSNIWSLTSSKAEVHLAGPPTLLPKLLAQIGDSSLPNRNIFLHWELEPALKDADFVMTLRLQKERMTSHLLPSLREYHQHFGITRDRLKLCKPDVKILHPGPVNRGVEVSSDLMDDPEFSLISQQVTSGVAVRMALLYLMGSGKN from the coding sequence ATGGCTACTACCGTTTGGACACGCCGCCACGTTCTTGGGTTGGCTGATTTCACACCCGCAGAATTCGATACAGTCTTGCAAACGGCTGCTAGCTTTCGGGAGGTACTCTCAACGCGAACGAAAAAGGTACCCGCGTTGCAGGGGCAAGTGGTTGCCAATCTGTTCTTTGAACCCTCGACGAGAACTCGCAGTAGTTTTGAGTTGGCGGCAAGGCGTCTGTCTGCCGATACGCTCAATTTTGCTGCGGGTACCTCTTCCCTAACCAAAGGGGAAACCATTCTGGATACGGCGAAGACCTATCTGGCAATGGGAGCGGATATGATGGTGATTCGCCATCGGGAAGCTGGGGTACCCCATGCGATCGCGGCTGAAATGAATCAACTTGGTGTCCGAGTCAGCATCCTCAATGCGGGCGATGGACAGCACGAACATCCCTCCCAAGGTTTGCTTGACCTGTTTACGATTACATCTCTAATTGATTTTGAATATCCTCGATTAGGGCTTTTAGCGGGGAAAAAGATTGCGATTGTGGGGGACATTTTGCACTCACGGGTTGCCCGTTCTAATATCTGGAGTTTGACATCTAGCAAGGCCGAAGTGCATCTGGCAGGCCCACCAACACTACTCCCTAAGTTGTTGGCTCAAATTGGAGATTCTTCCCTACCCAATCGGAATATTTTTCTCCACTGGGAACTCGAACCCGCATTGAAAGATGCCGATTTTGTGATGACTTTACGGCTACAAAAAGAGCGCATGACCTCACATTTGTTGCCAAGTTTACGAGAATACCATCAACATTTTGGAATTACACGCGATCGCTTAAAACTGTGCAAACCCGATGTTAAAATTCTCCACCCAGGCCCGGTCAACCGAGGGGTAGAAGTTAGCTCTGACTTGATGGACGATCCAGAGTTTAGTCTGATTTCTCAGCAAGTAACGAGTGGTGTTGCGGTGCGGATGGCATTACTGTACTTGATGGGTAGCGGCAAAAATTAG
- the mgtE gene encoding magnesium transporter produces MLTQDVRNTLFDVADLNQLKTALNRLPEVDVGEFISDLSPERRAIAFRILQKDQAIGVFEYLPPEIQEELIGALHDTQVFQIVEAMSPDDRAELFDELPAGVVKRLLQRLSAAERQATAMILGYAEGTAGRVMTTEFVQLRGGLTVEEALNKIRLTDQDKETIYYAYVTDDNHKLVQVVSLRQLLFSLPNALIHDIASDRLIKTRTDMPQEEVAQLMKRYDLLALPVVDREDRLVGIVTIDDVVDILEEEATEDIQKLAGVSGGDEAALSPPWITIRKRLPWLVGVMGLYIGAASAIAPFQKVISLVPVLAVIMPIFSNTGGTVGIQALTVTIRGLGVGEVTPKDTLKILRKEILAGLGTALCLGLTMIALSLIWAAPQERWVALVAGTVMAMNVFVAVTLGTLLPMAMKRLKLDPALISGPLLTTMLDAVGFIIFLSLISFSLKVMHLNP; encoded by the coding sequence ATGCTTACTCAAGATGTTCGCAATACACTCTTTGATGTTGCCGATTTAAACCAGCTCAAAACTGCCCTGAATCGCTTGCCAGAGGTAGATGTAGGCGAATTTATTTCCGATTTATCTCCGGAACGCAGAGCGATCGCTTTTCGCATTCTCCAGAAAGATCAAGCGATCGGTGTGTTTGAATATTTACCACCGGAGATTCAAGAAGAACTGATTGGTGCCCTACACGATACCCAGGTTTTTCAGATTGTCGAGGCAATGAGTCCCGATGACCGGGCAGAATTATTTGATGAATTACCGGCTGGGGTAGTCAAGCGGCTTTTGCAACGACTCAGTGCCGCTGAACGTCAAGCGACGGCGATGATTTTAGGCTATGCCGAAGGCACTGCCGGACGTGTGATGACGACGGAATTCGTGCAGTTACGGGGAGGCTTAACGGTTGAAGAAGCCCTCAATAAGATCCGCCTGACTGACCAAGATAAGGAAACAATTTACTACGCCTACGTCACCGATGACAACCACAAACTCGTTCAGGTTGTATCCCTACGGCAACTGTTATTTTCGCTGCCTAATGCCCTGATCCACGATATTGCCAGCGATCGCCTGATTAAAACCCGCACCGACATGCCTCAGGAAGAAGTCGCCCAACTTATGAAGCGCTATGACTTGCTGGCTTTGCCTGTGGTTGACCGCGAAGACCGTTTGGTGGGGATTGTCACAATTGATGATGTCGTGGACATTTTGGAGGAAGAAGCGACAGAAGATATTCAGAAATTGGCAGGGGTAAGTGGTGGAGATGAAGCGGCATTGTCTCCTCCCTGGATCACCATTCGCAAGCGCCTACCCTGGCTTGTGGGTGTGATGGGATTGTACATCGGAGCGGCGAGTGCGATCGCACCCTTTCAAAAAGTGATTTCCCTGGTACCTGTGTTAGCCGTAATCATGCCTATTTTTTCCAACACAGGGGGCACCGTGGGCATTCAAGCGTTAACGGTAACCATCCGAGGACTCGGTGTGGGCGAGGTCACCCCCAAAGATACCCTGAAGATTCTACGCAAAGAAATTCTGGCCGGTTTGGGTACTGCCCTATGCTTAGGTCTCACCATGATTGCCCTCTCCTTAATTTGGGCCGCACCCCAAGAACGTTGGGTGGCCTTAGTAGCAGGGACAGTTATGGCGATGAATGTCTTTGTGGCTGTGACCCTAGGAACATTGTTACCCATGGCGATGAAACGACTCAAACTCGATCCCGCACTGATTAGCGGCCCCCTACTCACCACCATGCTAGATGCTGTTGGGTTTATAATTTTCCTCTCGCTGATTTCGTTTTCCTTAAAGGTTATGCATTTGAACCCCTAA